From a single Nocardioides sp. dk884 genomic region:
- the cydD gene encoding thiol reductant ABC exporter subunit CydD, protein MKPTDPRLRAHLTPARLPLAGVLAAGVVGAVLIIGQAWAVTGLVVAAVRGEDLAPWALGVAGVFVARALSSWAGDLAAARAASVVGTHLRRQVSAALLRRRTSEPGDAVLLTRGVSAAEPYLTRYLPAVVLAGVLPALTVVVIATQDWLSALIVVLTLPLVPVFGALVGVATRDKAEKQWRAMASLSGHFLDVVRGLPTLVAYRRARTQSDTIARTTDRYRRASAATLRIAFASSAILELVATLSVALVAVTVGIRLAHGGMALETALLVLLLAPEAYWPLRRVGAEFHAAAEGVATFEQVHDLLETAPPEEPGTPAPARGDLELHGLTVVHPGRTVPALDAVDARIPDRGVTVVVGPSGCGKSTLLGAVVGLVPVSAGTIRVGNREVGGTAWRSQVAWVPQRPVFVAGSIADNLRPARPDASYDELWDALRRVALEERIRALPAGLESPLGEDGASLSAGERARLALARVVLADRPWVLLDEPTAHLDDLTERVIADTIVELARDRAVVVVAHRPALMTLADHVVTLPAPARPRAADDVVVTATAGAPVPAAQAAPEPTPDPAPAPEQEPVSRLGLGASTVIGALASLSGIALTATAGWLIVQASTHPPVLTLMMAVVGVRAFGLARPVLRYVERLRSHDVALRMLARRRVEVYDALVPLVPGRLGKRRGDLLASVVDDVDSVVDDALRVKLPLRSFVLVALGATVITAAILPVAGGIVLATCLTAGVAAWVLARLGARTAERASVAQRAALSEAAVEIAQVAPELVMWQAGDRAVSRVAALSDRLGRATLSAGAWLGAARAAVLITCGVGVAVMAWRGAPAYDAGEVSAPVLALLILVPLALADSIVPIAEAGALSARTRAATARLTALEQTPPAVRATVADPLPRDHDVAVREVRAGWGTDHSTRQWALDGVDLAVAPGERVGVVGASGSGKSTLAALLLRFLDPAEGTVALGGTPLTHLDPDDVRRVVGLVDDDPHVFSSTLAENIRFARPGSSDAEVEQALRRARLGDWLDSLPDGLDTWIGAGHAQVSGGERARIAVARSLLADHPVLVLDEPTAHLDHATATDLAAELLTGPRSRSLVWITHDDVGLDLLDHRLDLDDPAGFRAHPRASRAPRF, encoded by the coding sequence ATGAAGCCCACCGACCCGCGCCTGCGCGCCCACCTCACCCCCGCGCGGCTCCCCCTCGCGGGCGTCCTGGCGGCCGGTGTCGTCGGTGCGGTGCTGATCATCGGGCAGGCCTGGGCGGTGACCGGCCTCGTGGTCGCGGCCGTCCGCGGCGAGGACCTCGCGCCCTGGGCGCTCGGGGTCGCAGGCGTCTTCGTGGCCCGGGCGCTGTCCTCGTGGGCCGGCGACCTCGCCGCGGCACGGGCCGCCTCGGTCGTCGGCACCCACCTGCGCCGGCAGGTGAGCGCCGCGCTGCTGCGGCGTCGTACCTCCGAGCCCGGCGACGCGGTGCTGCTCACCCGCGGCGTCAGCGCGGCCGAGCCCTACCTCACCCGCTACCTACCCGCCGTCGTGCTGGCCGGCGTGCTGCCCGCGCTGACGGTGGTCGTGATCGCGACCCAGGACTGGCTCAGCGCGCTCATCGTGGTGCTCACCTTGCCGCTGGTGCCGGTCTTCGGTGCCCTGGTCGGGGTGGCCACCCGCGACAAGGCGGAGAAGCAGTGGCGCGCGATGGCCTCGCTGTCCGGGCACTTCCTCGACGTCGTCCGCGGCCTGCCCACGCTGGTCGCCTACCGCCGGGCCCGCACCCAGTCCGACACCATCGCGCGCACCACCGACCGCTACCGCCGCGCCAGCGCCGCCACCCTGCGCATCGCCTTCGCCTCCTCGGCGATCCTCGAGCTCGTCGCCACCCTCTCGGTGGCCCTGGTCGCGGTGACGGTCGGCATCCGCCTGGCCCACGGCGGGATGGCGCTGGAGACGGCGCTGCTGGTGCTGCTGCTGGCCCCGGAGGCGTACTGGCCGCTGCGCCGGGTCGGCGCGGAGTTCCACGCCGCCGCCGAGGGCGTCGCGACCTTCGAGCAGGTCCACGACCTGCTCGAGACCGCCCCGCCGGAGGAGCCCGGCACCCCGGCGCCGGCCCGCGGCGACCTGGAGCTCCACGGCCTCACCGTGGTCCACCCCGGGCGCACCGTCCCCGCACTGGACGCCGTCGACGCCCGCATCCCCGACCGCGGGGTGACGGTCGTGGTCGGCCCCTCGGGCTGCGGCAAGTCCACCCTGCTCGGCGCCGTGGTCGGCCTGGTGCCGGTGAGTGCCGGCACCATCCGGGTCGGCAACCGCGAGGTCGGCGGCACCGCCTGGCGCAGCCAGGTCGCGTGGGTGCCCCAGCGGCCGGTCTTCGTCGCCGGCTCGATCGCCGACAACCTGCGCCCCGCCCGCCCCGACGCGTCGTACGACGAGCTGTGGGACGCCCTGCGCCGGGTCGCGCTGGAGGAGCGCATCCGCGCGCTGCCGGCCGGCCTGGAGAGCCCGCTCGGCGAGGACGGTGCCAGCCTCTCCGCCGGCGAGCGGGCCCGGCTCGCGCTGGCCCGCGTGGTGCTGGCCGACCGCCCGTGGGTGCTGCTCGACGAGCCGACCGCCCACCTCGACGACCTCACCGAGCGCGTCATCGCCGACACCATCGTCGAGCTCGCCCGCGACCGGGCGGTCGTGGTGGTCGCGCACCGCCCCGCCCTGATGACCCTGGCCGACCACGTGGTCACCCTGCCCGCCCCCGCACGTCCCCGTGCCGCCGACGACGTCGTGGTGACCGCGACCGCCGGTGCCCCCGTCCCCGCCGCGCAGGCGGCCCCGGAGCCGACCCCGGACCCCGCGCCCGCCCCCGAGCAGGAGCCGGTGTCCCGGCTCGGCCTCGGCGCCTCGACCGTGATCGGCGCCCTGGCGTCGCTGTCCGGCATCGCCCTGACCGCGACCGCCGGGTGGCTGATCGTGCAGGCCTCCACCCACCCGCCGGTGCTGACGCTGATGATGGCGGTGGTCGGCGTCCGCGCCTTCGGCCTGGCCCGCCCGGTGCTGCGCTACGTCGAGCGGCTGCGCTCCCACGACGTCGCGCTGCGGATGCTGGCCCGGCGCCGCGTCGAGGTCTACGACGCGCTGGTGCCGCTCGTGCCCGGCCGCCTCGGCAAGCGGCGCGGCGACCTGCTCGCCTCGGTCGTCGACGACGTCGACAGCGTCGTGGACGACGCGCTGCGGGTGAAGCTCCCGCTGCGCTCCTTCGTGCTGGTCGCGCTCGGCGCCACCGTGATCACCGCAGCGATCCTCCCGGTGGCGGGCGGGATCGTGCTGGCCACCTGCCTCACCGCCGGCGTCGCGGCCTGGGTGCTGGCCCGCCTCGGCGCGCGCACCGCCGAGCGCGCCTCGGTCGCCCAGCGCGCCGCGCTGTCGGAGGCCGCCGTGGAGATCGCCCAGGTCGCCCCGGAGCTGGTGATGTGGCAGGCCGGGGACCGCGCGGTCTCCCGGGTGGCCGCGCTCAGCGACCGGCTCGGCCGCGCCACGCTGAGCGCCGGCGCCTGGCTGGGCGCCGCCCGTGCGGCGGTCCTGATCACCTGCGGTGTCGGCGTGGCCGTCATGGCCTGGCGCGGCGCCCCGGCGTACGACGCCGGCGAGGTCTCGGCGCCCGTGCTCGCGCTCCTGATCCTGGTGCCGCTCGCCCTCGCCGACTCGATCGTGCCGATCGCCGAGGCGGGCGCCCTCTCCGCCCGCACCCGCGCCGCCACCGCCCGCCTCACCGCCCTCGAGCAGACCCCGCCCGCGGTGCGCGCCACCGTCGCCGACCCGCTGCCCCGCGACCACGACGTGGCGGTGCGCGAGGTCCGCGCCGGCTGGGGCACCGACCACAGCACCCGTCAGTGGGCCCTGGACGGGGTCGACCTGGCCGTCGCTCCCGGCGAGCGGGTCGGCGTGGTCGGCGCCTCCGGCTCGGGCAAGAGCACCCTGGCCGCCCTGCTGCTGCGCTTCCTCGACCCGGCCGAGGGCACCGTCGCGCTCGGCGGGACCCCGCTGACCCACCTCGACCCCGACGACGTACGCCGCGTGGTCGGGCTGGTCGATGACGACCCGCACGTGTTCTCCTCCACCCTGGCCGAGAACATCCGCTTCGCCCGGCCCGGCAGCAGCGACGCCGAGGTGGAGCAGGCGCTGCGACGCGCCCGCCTGGGCGACTGGCTCGACTCGCTGCCCGACGGGCTCGACACCTGGATCGGCGCCGGCCACGCCCAGGTCTCCGGTGGCGAGCGGGCCAGGATCGCGGTCGCCCGCTC